A single region of the Marmota flaviventris isolate mMarFla1 chromosome 10, mMarFla1.hap1, whole genome shotgun sequence genome encodes:
- the Mob3c gene encoding MOB kinase activator 3C: MALCLKQVFAKDKTFRPRKRFEPGTQRFELYKKAQASLKSGLDLRSVVRLPPGENIDDWIAVHVVDFFNRINLIYGTMAERCSESSCPVMAGGPRYEYRWQDERQYRRPAKLSAPRYMALLMDWIEGLINDEDVFPTRVGVPFPKNFQQVCTKILTRLFRVFVHVYIHHFDSILSMGAEAHVNTCYKHFYYFIREFSLVDQRELEPLREMTERICH; encoded by the exons ATGGCTCTCTGCCTGAAGCAGGTGTTTGCCAAGGACAAGACGTTCCGGCCGCGAAAGCGCTTTGAGCCAGGCACACAGCGCTTCGAGCTTTATAAGAAGGCACAGGCATCACTCAAGTCGGGCCTGGACCTGCGCAGTGTGGTGAGGCTGCCACCTGGCGAGAACATCGATGACTGGATCGCTGTGCACGTGGTGGACTTCTTCAACCGCATCAACCTCATCTATGGCACCATGGCTGAGCGCTGCAGTGAGTCCAGCTGCCCGGTCATGGCCGGCGGGCCCCGATACGAATACCGCTGGCAGGACGAGCGCCAGTACCGGCGGCCGGCCAAGCTCTCCGCTCCACGCTATATGGCATTACTCATGGACTGGATCGAGGGCCTCATCAATGATGAGGATGTCTTTCCCACGCGTGTTG GTGTTCCCTTCCCCAAGAACTTCCAGCAGGTCTGTACCAAGATCCTGACCCGCCTCTTCCGAGTCTTTGTCCATGTCTATATCCACCACTTCGACAGCATCCTCAGCATGGGGGCAGAAGCACACGTCAACACCTGCTACAAGCACTTCTACTACTTCATTCGAGAGTTCAGCCTGGTAGACCAGCGGGAGCTGGAGCCACTG AGGGAAATGACAGAGCGGATTTGTCACTGA